Genomic DNA from Flavobacterium sp. N502540:
TTACTGCCCTTAAATCGATGGTTACTGCGGTGACAAACCTTGGGAATTCTTCGGTAAGAAGTAAAGGAAGTGCTGATTTCTTTGAAATTAACTATGTCATTAAGATCCCGAAAAACGGTTCGGTGAAACTTAATAATAAGTACGGAGATATCACTACGCTGAGTTTAGAATCTACCACAGACATTACTTGTAAATACGGGAAAATAACGTTAGGAAAACTAAATGGTTCCAGCAATCGAATCGAAATAGGCTATTGCGATAACTCGACCATTGAATCTATCAAAAACGGAAATATTGAAGCACGCTATTCTGACCTGAAAATTTCGCAAGCCGGAAACTTAAATATAGATTCCAATTATACTGATTTATACTTGCTCAATGAAGGTCAAAATATCAAATACAATAGTAATTACTCTACTTTTAAACTTCAAAAAATCAGTTCGCTGACGGGTTCCGGAAATTACTTAAGTGTTTCTGTTGGAGAGCTCTCCGGTAATTTGAATATTGATACGGCCTATTCAAAGATAAATGTAGACACTCTAAATGAGAAAAAAAAGAATGTGACTGTTGCGAGCAGCTACACGAATGTATCACTGGGTTACAGCGCTGATCTTGCTTTTGATTTTGACATTAACACCAGATACGGGAATATCAAATACGACAGTTCGTTAGAAACATCGGTGGCGGAAAGCAAAGGCAGTGCTAAAAAAATAAGCGGTTACAATAAGAAAAAAGGACAAAGCAAAATAACGGTAACTACCAGCTATGGTAATGCTGCATTAATCAAAAAATAACAATCTAAAAACAATCAAAACAATGAAAACATCCGTTAAATTATTCGTTTGCAGTGCATTTTTATTTAGTTTTATTGCAAATGCTCAATGGTCTAATAAAAAGATAAAAGGAAATGGCAACGTCGTTTCTGAAACCAGAACTACTTCTGATTATGATGGTATAAAAATTTCCGGTTTTTTTGATGTGGATTTAGTAGCAGGGAAAGAAGGAAAAATTACAGTAAAAGGAGAACAAAATTTACTGACTGCCATTAAAGTGGAAGTAGAAAACAATGTTTTAAAAATTTATACAGAAAAAGGAGTCAATCTCTCCCCAAGTCTTGGCAAAAAGATTGAAGTAACGGTTCCTTTTGAATCCATATCCGGATTGACTTTATCCGGTTCCGGGGACGTTCAATCAAAAAACACGATCAAAAGCGACAAATTTCTGGCAAAACTATCCGGTTCAGGAAACTTTAATCTGGCTTTAGACTCCAACGATCTTGAATTAACTTTAAGCGGATCAGGAGATGTAAATTTAAAAGGAAATGCTGCTAATTTTTCTACCATATTATCAGGTTCCGGAGATATCGATGCTACAAATCTTAAAACAAAAAACACCGAAGTAACCATTTCAGGATCAGGAGATGTTCGCGTAAACTGTACTGAAAGTATAAGCGCAAAAGTTTCAGGATCCGGTGATGTCAGATACAGCGGAAATCCAGAGAAACGAAGTGTAAAAGTTTCAGGATCAGGAAGTATTTCAAAAGCTTAATTCTATAAAAAGCTCAATAATAAAAGAATATTACCATCATCAAATCAAAGAACAACAGCTTACTTTTCTTTTATTATTGAGCTTATACTTTAAAAGCGGTACCGCGATCAAAAATCACTACCAATGAAACGAACTTTTTTAGTTTTACTTCTGATTACCTCCTGCACTTTATCATTTTCTCAGGAAACAACTATTTCTGAAAAAATAAAATCTCTGGACAGCTTAAAAAATGGCACTGCAGAAATAATGTCAAAATACAACCTTAAAGGATTGAGTGTTGCTGTTTTTGAAAATTACAAAGTAATCTGGACGAATCAATGGGGTGTAAAAGCGGCAGATACAGGAGAAAAAATTGATTTGAACACTGCTTTTTCTACTGCCTCCATCTCAAAGCCTCTTGTCGCTATTGTTTGTGCAATTTTAGAGGAAAAAGGACTAATCAACCTTAATGCCCCTATCTCTCAATATCTAAAATCATGGCAATTACCTAAAAGCGACTTTACCACAAAAACACCCGTTACCTGGAAACACCTTTTATCCCATACAGCCGGAACAAGTCAGGGCGGTTTCGAAGATTATTATCAGGGAGATTCCATTCCCACAATTGTAGAAAGTCTGCAGGGCAAATTATTACCCCGATCTAAAAAGCCAATCGAATTTCTTTTCAAACCTGGGACTGACTGGCAATATAGCGGTGGCGGTTATGTAATTATTCAATGTGCTCTGGAAGATCATTTCAAAAAACCATTGGCACAAATTGTCAAAGAGCAACTTCTTGATCCTTTGCATTTGCAGAATTCAACTATGATTCAGCCCAATGAAAATGGTTTTCTGACTAATATTGCTAAAGTACACAACAGTAATGGTAAAATAATCCGAACGGGAATTCCTATCACGCCACAAGTTGCACCTTCGGGATTGTGGTCTACTCCTACTGATCTGGCCTTAATTGCGATTGAATTACAAAAAGCACTTGCGGGTAAAGGAAAGGTGATTTCTAAAGCCGTGACTGAAAAGGTTACAAACATAGTTACAATGAAAGGTCCACGAGGATGGAGTTACGGATGGCAGCGAAGTCTTGGATACGGAAATCTGGACTGGTTCTCGCATGATGGCTCTAATACCGGAACCGGTGGTGATTTGCTTGCTACCATGAAAAATGGTAACGGAATTGCCGTTTTAGCCAACGGTGACAAACCTAACAGACTTCCCGTAATGACGTACATCGAAAAAGAAGTCATCACAAAACTAAACTGGTCTAAACCAATTAAGGGAGGTGCTGTTAAAATTCCATCAGAATTAAAAAATGCTATAAAAGGATATTATACTGAGATTCTGTACGGATATGACCGAATGGGAACAACTAAAATAGCTGAAGAGCATAACAGTCTTTATCTTTACTCCCCCTTTTTAAAAGAGAATTTTGATACCGAAAAAACTAAGATGTATTACTTAGGAAACAATACTTTCAAAATCGATAATTATCCGAACGAAATTCATTTTAACTTACTCAACCATAAATTACAAGCCATAACGATCACCCGTGCAGCAAGTACCACGCGATTTTTACATCTGAGTCCGGAACAAATCAGAACGCCACAGACTCAGTTAATCGAAATATTCAGTGAGAATACCTTTGAAACTGCTCTCAATCAATTTAAAAAATTAAAATTAAAATATCCTGACTATAATTTTGAAGACGATCTAAACAATTTTGGTTATAATTTGTTTAATAAGAAACTAACTGATCTTTCGGTTCAGATTTTTGCTCTTAATTGTTCAGAATATCCGACTTCTTCGAATGCTTTTGACAGTTTAGGTGAAATTTATGAAGCTATTGGACAATTAGGTCCTGCCAAAGAGAATTATTTAAAATCGTTGGAGTTAAATCCTAAAAATGAAAATGCTGCGCAAATGCTTGTAAAAATCAATGCGCAGCTTAAATCTAAATAATATTGAAGTAAAAGTGCTTTTTAAAGCTACAGTCTGAACACGAATTCCACGAATTTGCACAAATTTTAATGGTTAACTATGTTTGTAAAATTAACTCCACAAACAAATTAGTGACAATTCGTGCAATTCGTGTTATTTTTTTATACTTGTGTTTACACACTAGCTTTTTAAAGTGCCTTTTTTGGTACTCGTCTTAAAAGGAAAATGGCAGTAACGAAGAAGATGGCCAAAATCACAATTGCGGCACGCGGACTTCCGGTGATTTGATCGATGATTCCATAAACACACATTCCGATTACAATTCCGATTTTCTCCGCTACATCATAAAAACTAAAGAAAGAAGCAGTGTCTTCTGTTTCCGGTAATAATTTTGAATAAGTCGAACGGGACAATGCCTGAATTCCACCCATCACAAATCCAGCTATAGTTGCCATCACATAAAAATGCATCGGTAATACTATAAAGTACGCCAAAGCACAAAACACAGCCCAAATACTATTGATAACAATCAAGGTTGGAATGTTTCCAAACTTAGCCGATGCTCTTGAGGTTAAAACTGCTCCAACAACTGCTACTAACTGGATAATCAAAATACATTTTATTAATCCAATGGTACTATCTTCTTTGGTTGCCCACTCAATTTCCTGCGCTCCAAAATAAGTCGCTACAAGCATTACCGTTTGCACCGCCATACTTGAAACAAAAAAACCGCTTAAATATCTTCTTAGGGCAATGTTATCTTTCAGCAAAGCCCAAACCTTTTTTAACTCTTTAAAGCCATTAAAAACAACCGAGCTGGTTAATTTCTGACCATTCGCTTTACTTCCTTTTGGCAGATAATAGTAGGTATACTGGCTGAATAGAATCCACCAGACTCCAACCATTATAAAAGAGTAACGCATGGCTTTCATCGCAGCTTCTCCATCGGTTCCGGTAATACCAAAAAGTTTTGGTTTCATAATCATTGCTAAATTGATAATCAGCAACAATACACTACCAATATACCCCATAGAATACCCTTTGGCGCTAATTTTGTCCTGCTGTTCTTCAAAAGCAATATCCGGCAGGTAAGAATTATAAAAAACCAAACTTCCCCAATATCCCAGCAATCCTAAGAAATAAAAGGCTAATCCTGTATAAATATTATCGAGATCAAACCAATACAGTCCCATGCAGGACAAGGCTCCCATATAACAAAAGAATTTCATGAAAGCTTTTTTATTCCCCACATAGTCGGCAATTCCGGATAATAAAGGAGAGATAAAAGACACTACCAAAAAGGCTGCTGCGGTAATAAAACTAATTAAGGCTGAATTTTTAAGGTGCATTCCAAATACATCAATATAATGGTCGCGATCTGTAAATAAGGCTTCATAAAATATGGGAAATACTGCCGAAGCAATCGTTAATGTATAAACCGAATTGGCCCAGTCGTAAAATGCCCAGGCATTCAATAATTTCTTATCTCCTTTTTGTAGGTTCTTCATAGTAAGTAGTTGGTTAATTAAGCTGCGAATTTATTTATTTTTTATTAAGAACCTATTATTATAGCATTAAGAACATCTCTTTTGTTTTTAACAATACATATTCATTCTTTTTATTGATCTATTAACTTCTCAAAAATATAAGCAACCTCAGGATCTTTTTCCTGGGATAAATACGATAATCTTTCCTCTAAAAGAAGTTTTTTATCCGGTAGCACTCCTGTATCAACCTTTTGAAAATTTTTCCCAAAAAACAGTTCTGTGAAAGAGAACCTCATTGTCGATTTTGTTTTGGGCAACTTATAATTTAAAAAGTACCCAGCAAAGGTATTACCATCACTTCCTCCCGTTTCTTTCCCTACAATAATTCCTCTTTTGTTTTCTACTATTAACTTGGCAAAATAGACAGATGCAGAATACGTATTTCCACTTGTCAGGACATACACTTTTCCACTAAAAGCCCCTTTATCAGCAGGAAAATCTTCTGTTATTTCAGCATTCGCTCTTTGGTTTCCAATGTACATTTCGTCTTTTAAGTCAAATCTTTGGTAAATAAAATTTTCATAGCTTTTAACTTCACTTTCAGGAACCTGAACACCATTATCATTGACTAAAAATTCAGGATGCACAAATTTTATAGCCTTTGCTTTGTAGTTAAATTCATTTCTAAAATTTCCACTGGCAATAAATGAATACAAAACTGCCGCTATTTGAGGATTACCTCCTCTATTAGTTCTTACATCTATTATCACATTTTCATAACCATACTCTTTAATTTTAGTAAAAAAATCTTTAAACTTCTGATATGCTTCAGCCTCAGAGATGTCAAAAGTATTGATTGTCAGTTTTCCTGTTGATTTTTGCTTATAAAATCTGTAATCTATACTTGAACTAAGCTCCAATTTGTTTAATGGAGCTATTTTCTTTTCCCTCTCTGAATATAACTCATAATAATCAATTGCTTCCAGATTCACAACAGTGTTACCGGACAATGAATTTTTAAATCTAACTTCAAAACTATTCACTCCAGAATTAATATAAACCGAATAACTTACAGAAAAATCATTTGTAATAAAGTCTTCAACACTTGATTTAATATTTCCTTCCCCTTGGACATGCCCAGCAATTTCATTAATTATATCAGATATCGGTCGCTTATTGATTTCGGTAATTTCACTTAAAAAAGGGATTTTAGAATTTTTAGTATTTACAAACATTCTATTCTCAAGTATAATAACAGAAACAGGGAAATAGGTATACTTTTCTTTCATGTATTCATCAAGAAATTCATCCCTGGCATATATTGAAAAATGACCATCTTTAATCTTGGGTATACAGTTCAAAAATTTTAAATAGGTAGGTTCTTTATCCAGCTCTTTGTAACTTTTTTTAAAATGATTCTCCCACTGCTCCTTTGTAATAAATTTAAACGGATCCGGGTGTTGCTTCTCGATAATTTCTTTTAGTAAGGCCAAATCTTCCATATAATCTTTGGCTTTTAGATCTCTAAAGTCAAACCCTTGAGCAGAACTTACACTTACGTTAATAAAAAATAATGCCATAGCGCTCCATAAACTAATTTTCCCTTTCATCTTTATAAAATTTTATAATTCTAGATTTCACATAAAATTAAAATTCAATAAACTTCATCAAATGGTCAGCCGTACCAGACTAATACATTTTTATCTATAAAATGTGAATTAAGATTGTATCTCTTTTTAAACCTATGATTAGTCATTATTAAATTATTCTTTTTCAAATATAAATATTTTCCTACACATTAAAATGCTTAAAACAAAAAAATTAAAAAGAAAAGGTCTTATCAATATATAAAGACAAAAAAAAACTGTTATACTTATTTAGTAAAACAGTTTTCATTTAATATTTAAAATAAATTATTTAATAATTCCCACTTTAAGTGCCGTTGCTCTTGCTTCGGGTATTAAAGCTCTTATATTGGCAATCCTTGAAGCATCAGAAGGGTGTGTACTCATAAACTCCGGTGTTCCCGATCCTCCGGATTTGGCTGACATCCTGCTCCAGAACGAAATAGCGTCATCCGGATTATAACCTGCAATGGCCATTAATGTCAGACCAATTTTATCTGCCTCAGTTTCATTGCTTCGACTGAACGGCAACATTACTCCCACCTGCGTACCTAAACCATAAGCCTGTGCGAATATTTCCTGTGTTTGCTGGGTTTTACCGCTTGTGGCTGCTCCTAAAGCAACGCTTCCTATTTGCTGTAACTGTGCAGCACTCATTCTTTGTGCGCCATGATTTGCTAAAGCGTGTGAAACCTCATGTCCCATAACGGTAGCTAAACCGGAATCATTTTGTGTGATCGGTAAAATTCCCGAGTATACCACAATTTTTCCTCCAGGCATACACCAGGCATTCACCTCTTTATTGTCTACGAGTTTGTACTCCCAACGATAATCTTTCAAATACTGCGATTGTCCCAGGTAAATCAAATATTTTTCGGCTGCTGCCTTAATTCTTCCTCCTACCAATTCTACTTTTTTCGCATCTGCAGTTCCCGTAATTACCTTGTTTTCGGATATGAACGTATTGTATTGCTGAAACGAAGATGGAAATAATTCACTGTTTGAAACAAAATTCAAGTTTTGTTTTCCTGTAATCGGATTGGTCGCACAACCGGCCGCTAAAACAACGGCAAGTAAGCCTGATGCTAAATGTTTTCTCATGATGGTGGTATTATAACAACATACAAAAATACGATTATTAATTTTCCCACTTTTATATAATTATCAAAAAAAATATCAGGATTACACTATTCGCCAATGATATGAAGTTCGTTAAACTCTTTATCGACGATTAAAAAATGATTAAGTTCAAAACCTTCCTTGTCAAATGCTATTTTCTCATTATCGATTTCAATTTCAGCCACTTTAAAAGGCAGTCCGATTAAATTGATTTTATACTTACTGTACGGTGTATCATACTTTCCTTCTTTGTGCAACTGAACGATAAGCTCTTTCTCTTTTCCAATAGTACTGAAAGATAAAAAGCTGTAACGTCCTTTTTTGTAATCGTATCCGTCCTGTGCATCTTCGTAAACGACTGACTTTTCTTTTCCGAGTTTGAAGTACAAATCGAGTGTTAGTTCATCAAATTCGAGTTCGCCAACATATTGCTGTACGGGATATTTCGGAATAACAGCTCCTGCTTTTACAAAAACCGGAATTTCATCAAATTTAGTATCAATCCAAACTTCTCTGCCTCCTGTTGCGAATTCATTGGTCCAGTAATTGTACCACTCTCCTCTTGGAATGTACATTCGTCTGCCGACAGCGTTTGGTTCGAGTATCGGACATACTAAAATTTGATTCCCAAAGATGAATTCATCATTACGATAATGGGTTTGGGTATCTTCCTGATCGTAATATACTAATGGTTTTAACATCGGAACTCCTTCTTCAATATACTGCCAGAACATGGTGTATAAATAAGGGAGTAACTGATAGCGCAGACTGACAAACTTACGGGTAATATTGATGACTTCTTCATCAAATGCCCAGGGCTCCTGATTGCCATGATCTCCGGAAGAATGCGTTCTGCAAAACGGGTGAAATACGCCTAACTGAATCCAGCGGGCATACAATTCTCCGGTAGGCTGTTCGGCAAAACCTCCAATATCAGAACCTGTAAATCCCATTCCGGATATGCTCATTCTTTGTACCTGAATATTGGCAATCCATAAATGCTCCCAGGTAGCGACATTGTCACCTGTCCAGGAAGAGGTATAACGCTGTGCCCCGGAGTAGGCCGACCTGGTAATCACAAAGGGGCGCTTAGGATAGACAAAACGTTTTACCCCATGATAAGTGGCTCTGGCCATTTGTGTGCCGTAAATATTGTGTGCTTTTCGATGGCTGCATGGATTTCCGTCGTATACGTGACGTACATCTGTGGGAAATGTTTTGTTGGGAACTTCCATTACAGCGGGTTCGTTCATATCGTTCCAAACTCCTTTAACACCAATATCTGAAATTAATTCTTTAAATAATCCAGCCCACCATTCTCTTACAACGGGATTTGTATAATCGGGAAAATTACATTCGCCTGGCCAGACTTTCCCTTTCATATAAGGCCCATCGGCTCTTTTGCAGAAGTAATCTTTTTCTAAGGCTTCCTGATACACCCAGTAATCTTTGTCTATTTTGATTCCCGGATCTATGATAACTACTGTTTTAAAACCGTCTTCGGCCAATTCGGCTACCATTTTTTTAGGATCGGGAAAATAGTTTTTGTTCCAGGTAAAACATCGAAATCCTTCCATATAATCAATATCGAGATAGATGGCGTCACACGGAATTTTGAGTTCTCTGAATTTTGAGGTGATTTCTTTTACTTTACTTTCAGGATAATAACTCCATTTGCATTGATGGTATCCTAAAACCCAAAGTGGCGGCAGTTCCGGTTTTCCGGTCAAATCGGTATAAGTGGTTACTACATCCTGCATTTGCGGACCGTAGATGAAATAATAATTCATCTCTCCTCCTTCTGCCCAAAAACTGGTAACGTTTCTTCTTTCCTGACAAAAATCAAAAAAGGTTCTGAAAGTATTGTCGAAAAAGATTCCATACGATACTTTGTTGTGCAAACCAATATAAAACGGAACCACTTTGTATAACGGATCCTGTTCTTTTTGGTAAGCATATTGATCAGTGGCAAAATTTTCAAGTCTCTTGCCTTTTAGATTCATCTGCGTTGCTTTGTCTCCCAGACCGTAAAAACATTCTCCATCTTTAGAAGATTTACTCATTTTTACGATATTTCCCCCGTATTCGTAACTTTCTTCCCAATGAAAACCAAGTTCATCTTCCAGAATAAGAAAATCGTTTAAATCGTAAATAGCAAGACGCAAATCTCTTTTTTGAATTTTACATTTTACTTTACTGGTCGTGATTTGAAAATAGGCTTCTTCTTCTGTAAGTTCTAAAAAATTATAACCGTGAAGCTGTGTTTTATCAACGGCATACGAAAAATCATTACTAAAATACCCTTTTGTGGTAAAACGAAAACGAATCAAACTGTCTCTAAGAATAGTGACTTTTAAGATTACTTTATTGTCGGTATGAAAAAAAACAGAATCTCCTTCATGTTGATGCGAGATAATTTTTGATGGATATAAATCGCCCTTGTATTCTAATGCTGTATTTGTAATCATGTCGATTTCTGTATTAATTATATAACGTTAGTCTCCCTTTCAAACATACAAAAAAACCAGATAACCCTCTATAAATAAAAGGATTATTCACGAAAACGTTTTTTCTGAATGAGTATTAATTATCCTCTTAAAAATTCAACAAATCGATAATTTAAGAACGTGAAACTGATAAAATGGCACCAGCGCAAAAAATCTTCTATTTATACAAATGAATAAACGGTTATACTTAAAGGCGGTAAATTTAAAGCTACCGAATAATCTCTCCCGTCATAAGGCGATGACTCTATTGTTAATGCCTGAGGATTTCCTACACCGCTTCCTCCATAAATAACAGCGTCACTATTAAAAATTTCCTGCAGCTTACCCTTTTCCGAAATTCCTATTCTGTAATTTTCGCGGACTAGTTGTGTAAAATTGCCAACGATAATTAGATTTTCTTTTGGATTGTTTCCTTTTCGAATGTACGATAAAACCGCATTCTGATGGTCTGAATAATTGATCCACTCAAAACCTTCTCCCGAAAATTGTTTTTCATACAATGCAGGACGAATTTTGTATAATTGATTCAAATCTGTAATTACTTTTTTAATTCCGAAATGGTAATCGTATTGCAGTAAATGCCAATCCAGACTTTTCTCAAAATTCCATTCATCGCTTTGCCCGAATTCAGATCCCATAAACAATAACTTAGCTCCCGGATGTGTGAACATATAACCGTACAGCAATCTTAAATTGGCAAATTTCTGCCATTCGTCACCCGGCATTTTATTGGCAATCGATTTTTTTCCATACACCACTTCGTCATGCGAAAACGGCAGCATAAAATTCTCCGTAAAAGCATAAGTCATCGAAAAAGTCAACTCGTTCTGATGGTATTTTCGGTAAACGGTTTCTTTCTGAAAGTATTTTAAAGTATCGTGCATCCAGCCCATCATCCATTTCATTCCGAAGCCCAAACCTCCTGTAAAAGTTGGTCTGGAAACCATTGGAAACGAAGTACTTTCTTCAGCAATAGTTTGAACTCCATCAAAATTAGCATAGATTACTTCATTGAATTCTTTAAGAAAACTTATCGTATCTAAATTTTCTCTTCCTCCGTAAATATTCGGTTCCCACTCCCCTTCGTTTCTCGAATAATCGAGATACAACATAGACGCTACGGCATCCACACGCAAACCATCGGCATGGTAATGCTTCAACCAGAAAACGGCATTGCTGATGAGGAAAGCGCGAACTTCATTACGTCCGTAATTAAAAACCAAACTTTTCCAATCCGGATGATATCCTTTTCTACGATCCGGATGTTCGTATAAATGCGATCCGTCAAAAAAGCCCAAACCGTGTGCATCGTCAGGAAAATGCGACGGCACCCAGTCTAGAATAACACCAATACCGGCCTGGTGTAATTTATCTACCAAAACCATAAAGTCCTGTGGTTTTCCGAAACGCGAAGTCGGTGCAAAATATCCTGTGAGCTGGTATCCCCATGAAGGATCGTAAGGATATTCCATAATTGGCATAAATTCTACATGCGTAAAACCGGTTTCCTTTACATACGCAACCAAATCATCTGCCAGTTCTAAATAGGTTAGAAAGCGATTATGTTCTCCGCGTTTCCAGGATCCCAAATGCACTTCGTACACCGAGTGAGGTTTGTCTAATGCATTATTCTCCTGACGCAATTGCATCCATTTTTCATCCTTCCAGTTATAATCCAAATCCCAGACCACAGAAGCGGTATGAGGTGGTTTTTCGCAATATAAAGCAAAAGGGTCTGCTTTTTCGGTAACGATTCCGTCAATATTCGATTGAATTTTATATTTATACAAAGCCCCTTTTGAAATCTCCGGAATAAATCCTTCCCAAATACCCGAAGAATCCCAGCGTACCTGTAAAAGATGTTCACCTTGTGTCCAATAATTAAAATCGCCCACAACAGAAACCGATTGCGCTGTTGGAGCCCACACGGCAAAATACACTCCTTTTACCCCATCAACTTCAATTAAATGCGCTCCTAATTTTTCGTATAACTGATAGTGCTTTCCTGCTTTGAATAAATTAATATCAAATTCGGTAAAGAGAGAATGCGTAATTACTTTAGACATATTTGGTTTTTAAGGCAATAATTAATTCTAAACATTTTATTCAATTCTAAAATTGTCAGAGAGAATAGCTCCTTTTTTAATCACAACAATACCATCTTTGATACTGTACAATTCATTTGTAAAATTATCCAAATGTTTTCCGCCACTAATGTGAACGTTATTTCCAATTCTGACATTCTTATCAATCAGAGCATTTTGTATGAAACAGTTTTCACCAATTCCAACGTGAATTTTATGGATTGCGGCTTCACGATTTAATTCGTCCAGATCCTGATAAAAATCGTTCCCCATCACATAACAATTCTCCAATACAGTTCCCTCTCCAATTCTGGAACGAATTCCAATGACTGAACTTTTAATTTCTTTAGCGTTAATAATACATCCTTCCGAAATCAACGATTGATTGATGGTAGAATTTCTAAATTTAGACGGTGGCAATAAACGAGGTCTTGTAAAAATTTTATTGTCGTTATCAAACAAATTAAATTCCGGAATATCGGTTGTTAAACCAATATTAGCTTCAAAGAAAGATTCAATATTCCCGATATCTGTCCAATACCCTTCGTATTGGTAACTCAGAATTTTATGTTTGCCTACAGCCTGCGGAATAATTTCTTTTCCAAAATCCTTTGTTTCCGGATCAGCCATCAGCTCTATGAGTAATTCACGGTTGAAAATATAAATTCCCATAGAAGCCAGATATTTTTTACCCTT
This window encodes:
- the glgB gene encoding 1,4-alpha-glucan branching protein GlgB, whose product is MSKVITHSLFTEFDINLFKAGKHYQLYEKLGAHLIEVDGVKGVYFAVWAPTAQSVSVVGDFNYWTQGEHLLQVRWDSSGIWEGFIPEISKGALYKYKIQSNIDGIVTEKADPFALYCEKPPHTASVVWDLDYNWKDEKWMQLRQENNALDKPHSVYEVHLGSWKRGEHNRFLTYLELADDLVAYVKETGFTHVEFMPIMEYPYDPSWGYQLTGYFAPTSRFGKPQDFMVLVDKLHQAGIGVILDWVPSHFPDDAHGLGFFDGSHLYEHPDRRKGYHPDWKSLVFNYGRNEVRAFLISNAVFWLKHYHADGLRVDAVASMLYLDYSRNEGEWEPNIYGGRENLDTISFLKEFNEVIYANFDGVQTIAEESTSFPMVSRPTFTGGLGFGMKWMMGWMHDTLKYFQKETVYRKYHQNELTFSMTYAFTENFMLPFSHDEVVYGKKSIANKMPGDEWQKFANLRLLYGYMFTHPGAKLLFMGSEFGQSDEWNFEKSLDWHLLQYDYHFGIKKVITDLNQLYKIRPALYEKQFSGEGFEWINYSDHQNAVLSYIRKGNNPKENLIIVGNFTQLVRENYRIGISEKGKLQEIFNSDAVIYGGSGVGNPQALTIESSPYDGRDYSVALNLPPLSITVYSFV
- a CDS encoding glucose-1-phosphate adenylyltransferase; its protein translation is MKFKKKNVVAIILGGGQGSRLFPLTETRSKPAVPIGGKYRLVDIPISNCINSDIFKIFVLTQFNSASLNAHIKNTFNFSIFSQSFVDILAAEQTPDNPTWFQGTADAVRQCMSHFLKHEFDHALILSGDQLYQMDFNEMLEAHIAADAAISIATLPVNAKDAPEFGILKTNHESFIEAFIEKPHASLLPEWESDVSEHMKEKGKKYLASMGIYIFNRELLIELMADPETKDFGKEIIPQAVGKHKILSYQYEGYWTDIGNIESFFEANIGLTTDIPEFNLFDNDNKIFTRPRLLPPSKFRNSTINQSLISEGCIINAKEIKSSVIGIRSRIGEGTVLENCYVMGNDFYQDLDELNREAAIHKIHVGIGENCFIQNALIDKNVRIGNNVHISGGKHLDNFTNELYSIKDGIVVIKKGAILSDNFRIE